The Montipora capricornis isolate CH-2021 chromosome 1, ASM3666992v2, whole genome shotgun sequence genome contains a region encoding:
- the LOC138044476 gene encoding uncharacterized protein: MLTKARVDPRQDVTRKQSSSAATGISRGRRRFRIAVMTIMSLFAITGLGILTTLDIIKAGENTERMKSLQKGVRLSIQIADLVHRLQIERGTRILYVSSGGEESVFAKVLEVQNETDTRAQTLDNWPRELARDEFESKEIFMTLLNNHRKSHNAQNSSIEAEINFYSTLIADLFERSFENVFMSDVDFPTEFIAYEMLQAGKERAGVERALGGTYFSRGHFNRTSELLWFAEQYFVGNETLKLGMTLMPEMKQIYNTALEDRNRMLITQVEEERKVILENKKRNASAESGIKWFQLMTDYIDTILDVQQESASRILNKLDGIVTERTSDWILKVCVIGFVILLLPSFVYSVYTIQIYAAKLQQSTRDLNEEKKRADTLLYQMLPHQVAEQLKSGKSVTAEQFESVTVFFSDIVNFTQICASISPMEVTQMLNRLYGLFDNNLDRYDVYKVETIGDAYMVVSGLPRRNGHNHVAQIALMALHLVKQMESLRSGAGEDNELCVRIGIHSGPCAAGVVGIKMPRYCLFGDTVNTASRMQTTGMPQKIHVSQDTKDLLQFLGGYTLAFRGLVDVKGKGAMETYWLQDYAE, translated from the exons ATGTTGACGAAAGCTCGAGTGGATCCACGTCAAGATGTCACCAGGAAACAGTCAAGCTCCGCGGCAACAGGAATAAGTCGAGGCAGAAGGAGATTTCGCATTGCAGTTATGACCATAATGAGTTTGTTTGCCATAACTGGTTTAGGAATCCTCACGACGTTGGATATCATCAAAGCGGGtgaaaatacagaaagaatGAAAAGCCTTCAGAAGGGTGTTAGGCTGAGCATTCAAATTGCAGATCTTGTTCATCGGTTGCAGATTGAGCGCGGCACCAGAATTCTTTATGTGAGCTCTGGCGGGGAAGAAAGCGTTTTTGCGAAGGTTCTTGAGGTGCAGAACGAAACGGACACACGGGCCCAAACTCTTGATAATTGGCCCCGAGAGCTTGCAAGAGACGAGTTTGAGAGTAAAGAAATTTTTATGACGCTCTTAAATAATCATCGCAAATCGCACAATGCCCAGAACAGCTCGATCGAAGCCGAGATTAATTTTTATTCCACTCTCATAGCAGATCTTTTCGAGAGGTCTTTTGAAAACGTATTTATGTCCGACGTTGATTTCCCAACCGAATTTATTGCTTACGAAATGCTTCAGGCTGGAAAAGAGAGAGCTGGAGTAGAGCGCGCTCTTGGTGGGACTTATTTCAGTCGTGGACATTTCAACAGAACATCGGAACTCCTTTGGTTTGCAGAACAATATTTCGTTGGGAACGAAACATTGAAATTAGGCATGACATTGATGCCAGAGATGAAACAAATTTACAACACTGCTTTGGAGGACAGGAACAGAATGCTGATAACCCAGgtggaagaagaaagaaaagttaTCCTTGAAAATAAAAAGCGAAACGCTTCGGCTGAATCTGGTATCAAATGGTTTCAATTAATGACCGATTATATAGACACAATACTTGATGTTCAACAAGAAAGTGCAAGTAGGATACTGAATAAACTCGATGGTATCGTTACTGAGCGAACAAGCGATTGGATTCTCAAAGTCTGCGTCATTGGGTTTGTTATCTTACTTTTGCCTTCATTCGTGTACAGCGTCTACACGATCCAAATTTATGCAGCTAAGTTACAACAAAGTACAAGAGATCTTAACGAGGAGAAAAAAAGGGCAGATACCCTCCTCTATCAAATGTTACCGCACCAAGTTGCAGAGCAGTTGAAGAGCGGCAAAAGCGTGACTGCAGAGCAGTTTGAAAGCGTGACAGTCTTTTTCAGTGACATTGTCAACTTCACGCAAATATGCGCCAGTATCTCCCCAATGGAAGTCACGCAGATGCTAAACAGACTCTACGGGCTCTTTGATAATAACCTTGATCGATATGATGTCTACAAGGTAGAGACGATTGGTGACGCCTATATGGTGGTATCTGGGCTTCCGAGGAGAAACGGACATAATCACGTGGCACAAATAGCTTTGATGGCGCTTCACCTGGTTAAACAAATGGAAAGCTTGCGGTCTGGGGCCGGAGAAGACAATGAACTTTGTGTGAGAATTGGAATtcattcag GCCCCTGTGCGGCCGGTGTGGTGGGAATCAAGATGCCACGTTATTGTTTGTTTGGCGACACTGTCAACACCGCTTCCAGAATGCAAACCACAGGAATGC CCCAGAAAATTCATGTCAGCCAAGACACAAAGGACCTGCTACAATTTCTCGGTGGATATACACTAGCGTTTAGAGGTCTCGTTGACGTAAAG GGAAAAGGAGCAATGGAAACATACTGGCTTCAGGATTACGCGGAATAG